A window of the Capricornis sumatraensis isolate serow.1 chromosome 9, serow.2, whole genome shotgun sequence genome harbors these coding sequences:
- the LOC138086434 gene encoding olfactory receptor 1I1-like: MELENQIAVSEFLLLGLSEKPEHQIFLFGLFLPMYLVTIFGNLLTILAIITDSHLHTPMYFFLHNLSFIDIFFSSTTVPKMLVNLWTQSKAIPLEGCPAQMYAFHLFGTMDSFLLAVMAIDRFVAIVHPLHYLAIMSPRVCGLLVVGSWLITNLQSIVHTSLMAQLTFCAGSEIPHFFCDLMPLLKLSCSDTHTNELVIFAFGIIMGIGPLTCIFPSSICIFWAVFKTPSAQGKWKAFSTCGSHLTVVTLFYGTIFAVYLQPVSPTSSQKDKAAALMCGVVIPMLNPFIYSLRNKNMKAALRKLVSNIVRSQS; encoded by the coding sequence ATGGAGCTAGAAAACCAAATAGCAGTCTCAGAATTCCTCCTCCTGGGACTCTCAGAAAAACCAGAGCATCAGATCTTCCTCTTTGGGCTGTTCCTACCCATGTACCTGGTCACCATCTTTGGAAACCTGCTCACCATCCTGGCCATCATCACAGACTCACACCTCCACactcccatgtacttcttcctccaTAACTTGTCCTTCATCGACATCTTCTTCTCTTCCACCACCGTCCCCAAGATGCTGGTGAACCTCTGGACTCAGAGCAAAGCCATCCCCCTTGAAGGCTGCCCTGCCCAGATGTACGCCTTCCACCTGTTTGGGACTATGGACAGCTTCCTCCTGGCTGTGATGGCCATTGATCGGTTCGTGGCCATTGTCCACCCTCTGCACTACTTGGCCATCATGAGTCCCCGTGTGTGTGGGCTGCTGGTGGTGGGGTCGTGGCTGATCACCAACCTCCAGTCCATTGTCCACACCAGCCTCATGGCTCAGTTGACCTTCTGCGCTGGCTCTGAAATCCCCCACTTCTTCTGTGACCTCATGCCCCTGCTGAAGCTCTCCtgctcagacacacacaccaacGAGCTGGTGATCTTTGCTTTCGGCATCATCATGGGCATCGGCCCTCTCACATGCATCTTCCCCTCTTCAATCTGCATTTTCTGGGCAGTCTTCAAGACCCCTTCTGCTCAGGGCAAATGGAAAGCCTTCTCCACTTGCGGCTCACACCTCACCGTGGTGACTCTATTCTATGGCACCATCTTCGCTGTGTACCTGCAGCCAGTATCTCCCACCTCCTCACAGAAGGACAAGGCGGCTGCCTTGATGTGTGGGGTGGTcatccccatgctgaacccctttATCTACAGCCTAAGGAACAAGAACATGAAGGCAGCTCTGAGGAAACTGGTCAGCAACATAGTCCGATCTCAGTCTTAG